In Streptomyces sp. NBC_01426, one genomic interval encodes:
- a CDS encoding ATP-binding protein: protein MFEREAELATVDEALEQLTAPGTDGRGASGALLAFSGPAGLGKTTLLTEVRRRAHTRSCTLLAARGGEQEQSQPFHVARQLIQPRLAGHTESELRETLGSWYAIVGPALGLCAPEQGAPPDPQGLRDGLDWVLTHLTVQRAPVVLVLDDAHWADPESLGWLAAFAPRAEHLPLLLVVAYRPDELPAHAEAFRTLPGRAGQRPLSLAPLSAAAVSTLIREAVGDHADDVFCHEAWAVTTGNPFEAVELTARVRDKGLAPVEASAPLLADLAAAQRGSGLVARLQNLGPSTVRFAWACAVLGTAIPRDIAARVAGLGTEEAVDATGRLRDARILSGAADPVGGEEPFTGLEFVHPLIATGIYRAIPDALRVALHGKAAAAVVDAGLGPSAAARHLLETHPEGDPWVVRTLREAAGENLRAGAPEAARRQLARALREPPDFDERAAVLYELGCASLLTEPANTVNHLRAALAEPFDDPALRQGIVIRLAQVLSHSDRLAEASDSLAREIPHTHELRARLRLQSEQFMWDAFNAAEPDSPARSRRLTRLADRLTGRDLTERYVIGLRAWDACLRGEPVDVVLHHARRALTTHFSWAHEDRGFEVPVLTAMVHMYADRPWRAEELFEAGTAEFERQGWRGAHLSFAYSLRAYIRYRRGRLVEAEELARAGLRLAERVGRRTPVHWYAIAILVTTLLARGRADEAWKLAREHEYAEPFPAAVVFPDSQTVHAELLLARGDTAAAVAELESVDRRLTPRGIQNPSWCPWQLLLARAVAAEDPTRARTLASDAVRRARAFGAPSGIGQALRVAAEVAEPADRTGPLTEAVSLLSASPAGYELACALAALGTHTGDVETLARAVLTARECGADGLERTATRTLLERGGPVPRDTAWQAAPTEEELKAARAVVAGHPVPSSRELSAAYRKLGTDRPGLPEALEAYDRAIR from the coding sequence ATGTTCGAACGCGAAGCGGAACTCGCCACCGTGGACGAGGCCCTGGAGCAACTCACCGCACCGGGCACGGACGGACGCGGGGCGAGCGGCGCCCTGCTCGCCTTCTCCGGCCCGGCCGGCCTCGGCAAGACCACCCTGCTCACCGAGGTGCGCCGCCGCGCCCACACCCGCTCCTGCACCCTGCTCGCCGCCCGCGGCGGCGAGCAGGAACAGAGCCAGCCCTTCCACGTCGCCCGCCAGCTCATACAGCCCCGGCTGGCCGGCCACACCGAGTCCGAACTGCGCGAAACCCTCGGCAGCTGGTACGCCATCGTCGGTCCGGCCCTCGGCCTCTGCGCCCCCGAACAGGGCGCCCCGCCCGACCCCCAGGGCCTGCGCGACGGCCTCGACTGGGTCCTCACCCACCTCACCGTCCAGCGTGCCCCCGTCGTCCTCGTCCTCGACGACGCCCACTGGGCCGACCCCGAGTCCCTCGGCTGGCTCGCCGCCTTCGCCCCCCGCGCCGAACACCTTCCCCTGCTGCTCGTCGTCGCCTACCGCCCCGACGAACTCCCCGCCCACGCCGAAGCCTTCCGCACGCTGCCCGGCCGGGCCGGACAGCGCCCGCTGTCCCTCGCCCCGCTCAGCGCCGCGGCCGTCTCCACCCTGATCCGCGAGGCCGTCGGCGACCACGCGGACGACGTCTTCTGCCACGAGGCCTGGGCCGTCACCACCGGCAACCCCTTCGAGGCCGTCGAGCTCACCGCCCGGGTCCGGGACAAGGGCCTCGCCCCCGTCGAGGCCAGCGCCCCGCTGCTGGCCGACCTCGCCGCCGCGCAACGCGGCAGCGGACTCGTCGCCCGCCTGCAAAACCTGGGCCCCTCCACCGTCCGGTTCGCCTGGGCCTGCGCCGTCCTCGGCACCGCGATCCCCCGGGACATCGCCGCCCGGGTCGCCGGCCTCGGCACGGAGGAGGCCGTCGACGCCACCGGACGACTGCGGGACGCCCGCATCCTGTCGGGCGCGGCCGACCCCGTCGGCGGCGAAGAACCCTTCACCGGACTGGAGTTCGTCCACCCGCTGATCGCCACCGGCATCTACCGGGCCATCCCCGACGCTCTGCGGGTCGCCCTGCACGGCAAGGCCGCCGCGGCCGTCGTGGACGCCGGCCTCGGTCCCTCCGCCGCCGCCCGCCACCTCCTGGAGACCCACCCGGAAGGCGATCCCTGGGTGGTGCGCACCCTGCGCGAGGCCGCCGGCGAGAACCTCCGCGCGGGCGCCCCCGAAGCCGCGCGCCGCCAACTCGCCCGCGCCCTGCGCGAACCCCCGGACTTCGACGAGCGCGCCGCCGTCCTCTACGAACTCGGCTGCGCCTCCCTGCTCACCGAGCCCGCCAACACCGTCAACCACCTGCGCGCGGCCCTCGCCGAGCCCTTCGACGACCCCGCCCTGCGCCAGGGCATCGTCATCCGGCTCGCCCAGGTGCTCTCGCACAGCGACCGGCTCGCCGAGGCCTCGGACTCCCTCGCCCGGGAGATCCCGCACACGCACGAACTCCGGGCCCGACTGCGCCTGCAGTCCGAGCAGTTCATGTGGGACGCCTTCAACGCCGCCGAACCCGACTCGCCGGCCCGCTCGCGCCGCCTGACCAGGCTCGCCGACCGACTCACGGGCCGCGACCTCACCGAGCGCTACGTCATCGGCCTGCGCGCCTGGGACGCCTGCCTGCGCGGAGAACCCGTGGACGTGGTCCTGCACCACGCCCGCCGGGCCCTGACCACCCACTTCAGCTGGGCCCACGAGGACCGGGGCTTCGAGGTTCCCGTGCTCACCGCCATGGTCCACATGTACGCCGACCGGCCGTGGCGCGCCGAGGAACTGTTCGAGGCCGGCACCGCCGAGTTCGAGCGCCAGGGCTGGCGCGGCGCCCACCTGTCCTTCGCGTACAGCCTGCGCGCGTACATCCGGTACCGGCGCGGGCGGCTGGTGGAGGCGGAGGAACTGGCCCGCGCCGGGCTGCGGCTCGCCGAGCGCGTCGGGCGGCGCACGCCCGTGCACTGGTACGCCATCGCCATCCTCGTCACGACACTGCTCGCCCGCGGGCGGGCCGACGAGGCCTGGAAGCTGGCACGGGAACACGAGTACGCCGAGCCCTTCCCGGCGGCCGTCGTGTTCCCGGACTCCCAGACCGTGCACGCCGAACTCCTGCTCGCCCGCGGCGACACCGCGGCGGCCGTCGCCGAACTGGAGTCCGTCGACCGGCGGTTGACCCCACGCGGCATCCAGAACCCGTCCTGGTGCCCCTGGCAGCTCCTCCTCGCCAGGGCGGTCGCCGCCGAGGATCCGACCAGGGCGCGCACGCTCGCCTCCGACGCGGTCCGACGTGCCCGCGCCTTCGGCGCCCCGTCCGGCATCGGCCAGGCCCTGCGGGTGGCGGCCGAGGTAGCGGAGCCCGCCGACCGCACCGGGCCGCTCACCGAGGCGGTGTCCCTCCTGTCCGCCTCCCCGGCCGGATACGAGCTGGCCTGCGCGCTGGCCGCCCTGGGCACCCACACCGGGGACGTGGAGACGCTCGCGCGAGCGGTGCTCACGGCCCGGGAGTGCGGGGCCGACGGCCTGGAGCGGACCGCGACGCGGACCCTGCTCGAACGGGGCGGCCCCGTGCCGCGGGACACGGCCTGGCAGGCCGCGCCGACCGAGGAGGAGCTGAAGGCGGCCCGGGCCGTGGTCGCCGGGCACCCGGTCCCGTCGTCCCGGGAGTTGTCCGCCGCGTACCGCAAGCTCGGCACGGACCGTCCCGGGCTGCCGGAGGCGCTGGAGGCGTACGACCGCGCCATCCGCTGA
- a CDS encoding toxin-antitoxin system, toxin component, translating to MSVARSMRKLCKALTTSLDVESTAEPRALFRALCDNMSALRGGRPILLRFERFPPELTTSGLWLNMEDYDIVVVEKHTTPDHQLVILGHELWHMRAGHGSVHGLGPAAAARSLPGNPDLTYATVAARSHYEDADEMEAERFGLLLGDRCRGWLASPGTAADAARRDDVAGRIGNALGGRGPIGFR from the coding sequence ATGAGCGTGGCCCGGTCCATGCGCAAGCTGTGCAAAGCGCTGACCACCTCACTCGACGTGGAGTCGACCGCCGAACCGCGCGCCCTCTTCCGAGCGCTGTGCGACAACATGAGCGCGCTGCGCGGCGGGCGGCCCATCCTGCTGCGCTTCGAACGGTTCCCGCCGGAGCTCACCACGTCGGGGTTGTGGCTGAACATGGAGGACTACGACATCGTCGTGGTGGAGAAGCACACGACGCCGGACCACCAGCTCGTCATCCTGGGGCACGAGCTGTGGCACATGCGGGCCGGGCACGGCAGCGTGCACGGCCTCGGTCCCGCCGCGGCCGCCAGGTCGCTGCCGGGCAACCCCGACCTGACGTACGCCACCGTCGCGGCGCGTTCCCACTACGAGGACGCGGACGAGATGGAGGCCGAGAGGTTCGGACTGCTGCTCGGGGACCGCTGCCGGGGTTGGCTGGCCTCCCCGGGCACCGCCGCCGACGCCGCCCGGCGGGACGATGTCGCCGGACGCATCGGCAACGCCCTCGGCGGCCGCGGACCGATCGGGTTCCGCTGA
- the kstD gene encoding 3-oxosteroid 1-dehydrogenase translates to MSASPDPARPALPSRRTVLAGTGAGVLAATVLPGAVARAADGDPLGEYDVVVVGSGASGMTAALTAAGRGLSVLVVEKAPTFGGSAARSGAGIWLPNNSVILGAGVPDTPAKAATYLSAVVGPDVPADRQQAFLANGPRMLDFVMANSPLRFRFMDGYSDYYPNLPGGLPNGRSIEPDQIDGNVLGAELARLNPAYMPVPAGMVVFSQDYKWLNLAAVSAKGLAVSAECLARGTKAALRGEKPLTMGQALAAGLRAGLQRAGVPVWLNSPLVDLVQEGGAVTGVVVEKEGVRGTVRARKGVIIGSGGFEHNAQMRAQYQQQPIGTQWSVGAKENTGDGIRAGQRAGAALGLMEDAWWGPSIPLPGEPYFCLAERTLPGGLIVNGNGTRFVNEAAPYSDVVHVMYEKDRGAVGSHIPAWLIVDQNYRNKYLFKDILPTFVFPDSWYESGAAKKAWTWDALAHQIGVPAGALRSTLNRFNAQAWSGNDADFHRGDTAYDHYYTDPNVQPNSCLAPIWAPPFHAFKIVPGDLGTKGGIVTDARARALRADGSVIRGLWAAGNASAAVMGHSYAGAGSTIGPAMTFGYVAANDIADA, encoded by the coding sequence ATGTCCGCGAGCCCCGATCCCGCACGCCCCGCCCTGCCCTCTCGCCGGACCGTCCTCGCCGGGACCGGAGCCGGCGTACTCGCCGCCACCGTGCTGCCGGGGGCCGTCGCGCGGGCCGCCGACGGCGACCCGCTCGGCGAGTACGACGTCGTCGTGGTCGGCTCCGGCGCCTCCGGAATGACCGCCGCGCTCACCGCCGCCGGGCGGGGCCTGAGCGTGCTGGTGGTCGAGAAGGCCCCCACCTTCGGGGGGTCGGCCGCCCGGTCGGGGGCCGGCATCTGGTTGCCGAACAACTCGGTGATCCTGGGCGCCGGGGTGCCCGACACGCCTGCGAAGGCCGCCACGTACCTCTCGGCGGTGGTGGGGCCCGACGTACCGGCGGACCGGCAACAGGCCTTCCTCGCCAACGGCCCCCGGATGCTGGACTTCGTCATGGCGAACAGCCCGTTGAGGTTCCGCTTCATGGACGGCTACAGCGACTACTACCCGAACCTGCCCGGCGGGCTGCCGAACGGCCGTTCCATCGAGCCCGACCAGATCGACGGCAACGTCCTCGGCGCCGAACTGGCTCGCCTGAACCCGGCGTACATGCCGGTGCCGGCCGGGATGGTCGTCTTCAGCCAGGACTACAAGTGGCTCAACCTCGCGGCCGTCAGCGCCAAGGGCCTGGCGGTGTCGGCGGAGTGTCTGGCGCGCGGCACGAAGGCGGCGCTGCGCGGGGAGAAGCCGCTGACCATGGGGCAGGCCCTCGCCGCCGGACTGCGGGCCGGCCTCCAGCGGGCGGGGGTCCCGGTGTGGCTGAACAGCCCGCTGGTGGACCTGGTCCAGGAGGGCGGGGCCGTCACCGGCGTGGTGGTGGAGAAGGAGGGCGTACGGGGGACCGTGCGGGCGCGCAAGGGCGTGATCATCGGCTCGGGCGGCTTCGAGCACAACGCGCAGATGCGGGCCCAGTACCAGCAACAGCCCATCGGCACCCAGTGGTCGGTCGGCGCGAAGGAGAACACCGGCGACGGGATCCGCGCGGGGCAGCGCGCCGGCGCGGCGCTGGGGCTGATGGAGGACGCCTGGTGGGGGCCGTCGATCCCGCTCCCCGGCGAGCCGTACTTCTGTCTGGCCGAACGGACCCTGCCGGGCGGGCTGATCGTCAACGGGAACGGCACGCGGTTCGTCAACGAGGCGGCGCCCTACAGCGACGTGGTGCACGTGATGTACGAGAAGGACCGGGGCGCGGTCGGCTCCCACATACCGGCCTGGCTGATCGTGGACCAGAACTACCGCAACAAGTACCTGTTCAAGGACATCCTGCCGACCTTCGTCTTCCCCGACTCCTGGTACGAGTCGGGCGCGGCGAAGAAGGCGTGGACCTGGGACGCGCTGGCCCACCAGATCGGGGTGCCGGCCGGTGCGCTGCGCTCGACCCTCAACCGCTTCAACGCGCAGGCGTGGAGCGGGAACGACGCCGACTTCCACCGGGGCGACACGGCGTACGACCACTACTACACGGACCCGAACGTCCAGCCGAACTCGTGCCTCGCGCCGATCTGGGCGCCCCCGTTCCACGCCTTCAAGATCGTGCCGGGGGACCTGGGGACGAAGGGCGGCATCGTCACCGACGCCCGGGCGCGGGCGCTGCGGGCCGACGGTTCGGTGATCCGGGGCCTGTGGGCGGCGGGCAACGCGAGCGCGGCGGTGATGGGTCACAGTTACGCGGGGGCCGGATCGACGATCGGTCCCGCGATGACGTTCGGGTACGTGGCGGCGAACGACATCGCGGACGCCTGA
- a CDS encoding aminoglycoside phosphotransferase family protein, protein MYAATTSVSAPVRPHRTLPAGGGPYLEPGRPANLPQGALRTRRMPGTGTQPPSGRIDLSGPQGAQLRTALASVQRICPEFAPVQVLRRSGRSVLLVGTTGRMTAVAKVLLDHSPEWRERYRHEIAAYRTFVRNRPPVRVPRLIAADPENCVLVVERMAGRVAALQRHPVEAPPRADVRAALGAVCRVNQWRPAPELFGHPMDYARRINRDHELGLLTDRDHGDLQKLLHGLKLAGTPWQFNHGDALLSNLLLSPAGPVLLDWEHAGWYLPGYDLATLWTVLGDAPAARGQISRLAQQQGPAARDAFLVNLMLVLTREIRMSETAVQRSMSAAAPAPSTPAGSLSSGEEQRLLLRRLHDDCGMARRAVRAAVGTR, encoded by the coding sequence ATGTACGCAGCAACGACCTCCGTGTCCGCACCGGTCCGGCCGCACCGTACGCTCCCGGCCGGTGGCGGCCCCTACCTCGAACCCGGTCGCCCGGCGAACCTGCCCCAGGGCGCCCTTCGGACGCGGCGGATGCCGGGCACCGGAACCCAGCCGCCGAGCGGAAGAATCGACCTCTCGGGGCCGCAGGGGGCGCAGTTGCGCACCGCGCTCGCCTCGGTGCAACGGATCTGTCCGGAGTTCGCACCCGTGCAGGTGCTGCGGCGCAGCGGCCGCTCCGTCCTCCTCGTGGGCACCACCGGACGGATGACGGCCGTCGCGAAGGTGTTACTGGATCATTCGCCGGAATGGCGCGAGCGGTACCGGCACGAAATAGCTGCGTACCGGACCTTCGTCCGCAACCGTCCGCCGGTCCGGGTGCCCCGCCTGATCGCCGCCGACCCGGAGAACTGCGTACTCGTCGTGGAGCGGATGGCGGGCCGGGTCGCCGCGCTCCAGCGACACCCGGTGGAGGCCCCGCCGCGGGCCGACGTCCGGGCGGCGCTCGGGGCGGTGTGCCGGGTCAACCAGTGGCGTCCGGCGCCCGAGCTGTTCGGGCACCCGATGGACTACGCCCGGCGGATCAACCGCGACCACGAGCTGGGGTTGCTCACCGACCGGGACCACGGCGACCTGCAGAAGCTGCTGCACGGCCTGAAGCTCGCCGGCACCCCGTGGCAGTTCAACCACGGTGACGCCCTGCTCTCCAACCTGCTGCTGTCCCCTGCCGGCCCGGTGCTCCTCGACTGGGAACACGCGGGCTGGTACCTGCCGGGCTACGACCTGGCGACCCTGTGGACCGTGCTGGGCGACGCCCCGGCCGCCCGCGGTCAGATCAGCAGGCTGGCGCAGCAGCAGGGACCGGCGGCGCGAGACGCCTTCCTGGTGAACCTGATGCTGGTGCTGACGCGGGAGATCAGGATGTCCGAGACGGCGGTGCAGCGCTCGATGTCGGCGGCCGCCCCCGCCCCGTCGACGCCGGCGGGCTCCCTGTCCTCGGGCGAGGAGCAGCGCCTGCTGCTGCGACGGTTGCACGACGACTGCGGGATGGCCCGCAGGGCGGTGCGCGCGGCGGTCGGCACGCGCTGA
- a CDS encoding DNA-binding protein NsdB codes for MSKGPNTRLNDLFGLAGWSKGELARMVNRQAAAMGHHQLATDTSRVRRWIDMGETPREPVPTVLAALFTERLGRVVTIEDLGFVRQRRTSKRQPDGAQENPDGVPWAPERTAAVLTEFTGMDLMLNRRGLMGAGVALTAGSALSNAMYDWLHTDPAAAKDAQRFGDNAYQADQAGYDRYEAAPIGSQEIEALERSVEVFRAWDASRGGGLQRKAVVGQLNEVGGMLAYRHPDHLQRRLWGVAANLAVLAGWMSHDVGLEPTAQKYFVIAAHAAREGGDRPRAGEALSRAARQMVHLGKPNEALDLMKLAQSGSGEQTLPRTRAMLHTIEAWAQAAMGKGQAMRRTLGEAEDLFVSDKGDVPPPSWMQHFDEADLHGMQALAFRTLADHDPSVAPIAQRHAHEALRLRAQGHQRSQIFDYLSMASACFIADDPEQADRYARLALVSMNETSSHRTWDRLREMYRLTGQYAGYARIEDLRQEIESALPNSPVAPRPV; via the coding sequence GTGAGCAAAGGTCCAAACACCCGTCTGAACGACCTGTTCGGCCTGGCCGGCTGGTCCAAGGGCGAACTGGCGAGGATGGTCAACCGGCAGGCGGCGGCCATGGGTCACCACCAATTGGCCACCGACACCTCGCGGGTGCGGCGCTGGATCGACATGGGGGAGACCCCGCGCGAACCGGTGCCCACGGTACTGGCAGCACTGTTCACCGAGCGGCTCGGTCGTGTCGTGACCATTGAGGACCTCGGGTTCGTACGGCAGCGGCGCACCTCCAAACGGCAGCCCGACGGGGCGCAGGAGAACCCCGACGGAGTGCCCTGGGCGCCCGAACGCACAGCCGCGGTCCTCACCGAATTCACGGGAATGGACCTCATGCTCAACCGTCGCGGCCTGATGGGCGCGGGAGTCGCGCTCACCGCAGGCTCAGCCCTCAGCAACGCCATGTACGACTGGCTGCACACCGATCCCGCCGCCGCCAAGGACGCGCAGCGTTTCGGAGACAACGCCTACCAGGCCGATCAGGCGGGGTACGACCGCTACGAGGCCGCCCCCATCGGCTCCCAGGAGATCGAGGCCCTGGAGCGCTCCGTCGAGGTGTTCCGCGCCTGGGACGCCTCCAGGGGTGGCGGACTCCAGCGCAAGGCCGTCGTGGGCCAGCTCAACGAGGTGGGCGGCATGCTCGCCTACCGCCACCCCGACCACCTCCAGCGCAGGCTGTGGGGGGTGGCGGCCAACCTGGCGGTCCTGGCGGGCTGGATGTCGCACGACGTCGGTCTCGAACCCACCGCCCAGAAGTACTTCGTGATCGCCGCCCACGCGGCGCGTGAGGGTGGCGACCGGCCGCGCGCCGGCGAGGCCCTGTCCCGGGCCGCCCGCCAGATGGTGCACCTCGGGAAGCCGAACGAGGCCCTCGACCTGATGAAGCTGGCGCAGTCCGGCTCCGGGGAGCAGACCCTGCCGCGCACGCGCGCCATGCTCCACACCATCGAGGCCTGGGCCCAGGCCGCCATGGGCAAGGGGCAGGCCATGCGCCGCACCCTGGGCGAGGCCGAGGACCTGTTCGTCTCCGACAAGGGCGACGTGCCACCGCCGTCGTGGATGCAGCACTTCGACGAGGCGGACCTGCACGGCATGCAGGCCCTGGCCTTCCGCACCCTCGCCGACCACGACCCCTCGGTCGCGCCGATCGCCCAGCGGCACGCCCACGAGGCGCTGCGGCTGCGTGCGCAGGGGCACCAACGCTCCCAGATCTTCGACTACCTCTCCATGGCCTCGGCCTGCTTCATCGCCGACGACCCGGAACAGGCCGACCGTTACGCCCGCCTGGCCCTGGTGTCGATGAACGAGACCTCCTCGCACCGGACATGGGACCGCCTGCGCGAGATGTACCGCCTCACCGGCCAGTACGCCGGCTACGCGCGCATCGAGGACCTGCGCCAGGAGATCGAGTCGGCCCTGCCCAACAGCCCCGTGGCGCCTAGGCCGGTGTGA
- a CDS encoding PP2C family protein-serine/threonine phosphatase yields the protein MPSHLYADRPAQPPEPGPVDALISQTRRLRGEVNAVRRDAVADDDDARGRWQRALCDLAVHHLDDLGRHLGQLKEGLPPAPEELVELPHGACDTLSEEPPTRVGSAEWNLLTDAVTWSEELFQIFGRSPEAGPLPLDELGSTLFSEDQPALTAMVTDCLVDGKPIDGEFRIVRADGRVRTLHMRGEPVLDSDGCTASMWAVLRDVSELRRSQRAVRESHDSLQRRRDIARTEHRLAVELQEAVLPPWRGSLRFPHDNTGALDVAAHHLPSATRAPIGGDWYDALELPDGRSLLTVGDLTGHGVSATSGMAMLLGALRGMAMAGIEPGPLMGWLNQLLDTSAQPALGSAVCCHYDPARRLLSWAQAGHPAPLLFRRGRGRSLQPPEGVLLGATSGAVYGQAEERLEPGDVLILRTDGLTPRGFGIAEADGPERLLALAPELATARSAQECLRMVTEEFDENERGGDACVLVARVGS from the coding sequence ATGCCGTCCCATCTCTACGCGGACCGTCCCGCGCAGCCCCCCGAGCCGGGACCGGTGGACGCCCTGATCTCACAGACCCGGCGACTGCGGGGCGAGGTGAACGCGGTGCGCCGCGACGCCGTCGCGGACGACGACGACGCGCGGGGCCGCTGGCAACGGGCGCTGTGCGACCTCGCCGTGCACCACCTCGACGACCTCGGCCGGCACCTCGGCCAGCTCAAGGAAGGGCTGCCGCCCGCCCCCGAGGAGCTCGTCGAGCTGCCGCACGGGGCCTGCGACACCCTGTCCGAGGAACCACCGACCCGGGTCGGGAGCGCCGAGTGGAACCTGCTCACCGACGCGGTGACCTGGTCCGAGGAACTCTTCCAGATCTTCGGCCGGTCCCCCGAGGCCGGCCCGCTGCCGCTCGACGAACTGGGCTCGACCCTGTTCTCCGAGGACCAGCCGGCCCTGACCGCGATGGTCACCGACTGCCTGGTGGACGGCAAACCGATCGACGGCGAGTTCCGCATCGTCCGGGCCGACGGCCGCGTCCGGACGTTGCACATGAGGGGCGAGCCGGTACTCGACTCCGACGGTTGCACGGCCTCCATGTGGGCCGTGCTGCGGGACGTGAGTGAACTGCGCCGAAGCCAGCGCGCGGTGCGCGAGTCGCACGACTCGTTGCAACGCCGCCGGGACATCGCGCGGACCGAGCACCGGCTGGCGGTCGAGCTGCAGGAAGCCGTGCTCCCCCCGTGGCGCGGCTCCCTGCGGTTCCCGCACGACAACACCGGCGCGCTGGACGTCGCCGCGCACCACCTGCCCTCCGCGACCCGCGCGCCGATCGGCGGGGACTGGTACGACGCACTCGAACTGCCCGACGGTCGCTCGCTGTTGACGGTCGGCGACCTCACGGGGCACGGAGTGAGCGCCACCTCCGGGATGGCGATGCTCCTCGGCGCCCTGCGCGGGATGGCCATGGCCGGCATCGAGCCGGGCCCGCTGATGGGTTGGCTCAACCAGCTCCTGGACACCTCCGCGCAACCGGCGCTCGGCTCGGCCGTCTGCTGCCACTACGACCCCGCCCGCCGGCTGCTGTCCTGGGCCCAGGCCGGACACCCGGCCCCCCTGCTGTTCCGTCGCGGTCGCGGCCGCTCCCTGCAACCGCCGGAGGGCGTGCTGCTGGGGGCGACCTCCGGCGCCGTGTACGGGCAGGCCGAGGAGCGCCTGGAGCCGGGCGACGTACTGATCCTGCGTACGGACGGACTGACCCCGCGCGGTTTCGGGATCGCCGAAGCGGACGGCCCCGAGCGGCTGTTGGCGCTCGCGCCGGAGCTCGCCACGGCCCGGTCCGCGCAGGAGTGCCTGCGGATGGTCACCGAGGAGTTCGACGAGAACGAGCGCGGCGGCGACGCCTGCGTGCTGGTCGCTCGGGTCGGATCGTAG